The genomic segment GATAGTCATACACGCTATGGTGCATTAGGAACGATGGCTGTTGGGGAAGGCGGTCCAGAGTTGGTTAAACAGCTTTTGAACAAAACCTATGATATTCAATATCCTGACGTCATTGCTGTCTATCTTGAAGGTAAACCGCAGGTTGGAGTGGGTCCTCAGGATGTAGCGTTAGCTCTCATTCGTGCTGTTTTTGCCAACGGTTTTGTTAAGAATAAAGTTCTTGAATTTGTGGGTCCTGGAGTCGCTAATTTATCCGTAGATTACCGCATTGGCATCGATGTGATGACAACAGAGACCACCTGCTTGAGCTCGATTTGGACGACTGATGAGAAAGTCAAGGAGTACTTCGGTATTCATGGCCGTTCTGAAGCATACGCTCAACTCGCACCGGGTGAAGTCGCTTATTATGATGGAATGGTCGTCATGGATCTGTCAAAGGTTGTACCGATGATTGCCCTACCTTTCCATCCCAGTAATGTTTATACGATTGAGGAACTGATCCAAAATCCTTATGATATCCTGCATAAAGTGGAAGAAGAAGGAAAGCAGCAAATTAATAATCCTTTCATCTCCTTTAATTTGACGAACCATATCGTTGACGGCAAGATCAGGGTTGATCAAGCGATTGTTGCCGGTTGTGCGGGTGGAACCTTTGAAAACATAATGGATGTTGCTGCTATTGTTAAAGGACAATCCGTTGGAAATCAATATCTCTCCTTTAGTGTTTATCCAGCAAGTCAGCCGATTTATCTTGAATTGATGAGAAATGGAGCGGCGGCTGATTTGATGGCGAGTGGAGCGAATATAAAAACAGCCTTCTGCGGACCTTGCTTTGGAGCGGGAGATGTTCCAGCAAATGGGCAATTCAGCATCCGTCATACGACGCGTAACTTCCCGAATCGAGAGGGCTCGAAACCGGGTGAAGGCCAAATCTCTTCTGTTGCTCTAGTTGATGCAAGATCCGTTGCCGCAACAGTGGCAAATGGGGGATGTTTAACCTCAGCTACAGAGATTGACTATACGGAACCATCGCATCAATATTCTTTCGATGGTGTAGTTTATAAAAATCGCGTTTATAATGGTTTTGGAAATCCTAAGCCGGAAAGTGAGTTAAAATTCGGGCCGAATATCGCGGATTGGCCGGAGATGATCGCTCTGCCAGAAAACATTCTGTTGAAAGTGGCTTCAGTCATCAATGACCCTGTGACAACGACGGATGAGTTGATTCCTTCAGGTGAAACCTCCTCCTATCGTTCGAATCCGCTTCGGTTAGCAGAATTCACTCTTTCCAGAAAAGATCCCCAGTATGTGGGACGGGCGAAGCAAGTTCATGCCTTGGAAAAGGAACGTGAAAGTTTGTTGAAAACATCAGGCTCTCAGCCTTCTGATGCTTTGAAAGAGGCGTTGAAGCAGGTTCTTCAGGTTAAGGCAGCTTTTTCAGCCGACTTTACCGAGATTATGAATAATACCGGAATTGGAACGGTTATTTATGCAGTAAAACCTGGTGATGGTTCTGCCCGGGAGCAAGCTGCTTCTTGTCAAAAGGTCTTAGGAGGCTGGGCTAATATTGCTCAAGAGTACGCCACGAAACGCTATCGTAGCAATCTAATCAACTGGGGAATGTTGCCCTTTACCCTCAGTAGTCCTTTAGAGGTTCCGTTGAGTACCGAGGACTATGTATATGTTCCCGGAATTCGCCAAAGAATTATCAATGGCGAGGAAACGATACCCGCGCAAGTGATCGGACCTAACGGAGTACGTGAGCTAATGCTGGAATTAAAGAATTTAACCCAAGATGAAAAAGATATAATCTTAAAAGGATGCTTAATCAATTACTACAGCATGTAAATAAGTTATAAAGCATTTTGGAGACACAAAAGGGTCTGCGACTCAGCGGAGAAATCCGGGGGTTGCAGACCTTTTGATAAGGGAGGATTCTGTGGATGAAACGACAACGGATTGGCGAAGGAAATCAGCCGTTGATCTGTACCCCGTTAGTGGGTAAACAAAGGGAGTCGATTCGCTTAGAATTACATCATGTTCTGGAGAAGCGTCCAGACCTGATTGAGTGGCGGGTCGATTTTTTCGAAGGAATTGCGAATACAGAAAAAGTCTTAGATCTTGCTCAAGAAATTAAAGAGTCCGCAGGGGATATTCCCCTCATTTTTACTCTTCGTTCAGTTCGTGAGGGGGGGCAGCCCGTATCACTCAATGATCAAGAAGCACTGAAGCTGATCGAAGCGATTTGCCAAAAGACAGAGGTAGAATACGTTGATTTTGAATTAAGTAATTCAGAGGAAGCGTTCAAGGAACTGCGCCAAGTTTCATTAGAAAGTCAGACTCAAATCATTGCTTCCTATCATAACTTTGAGTTCACACCCGAGTCGGAGATTTTGTTAGGGAAAATTGCGGAAGCACAGCGGTTAAGCGCAGATGTAGCTAAGATTGCTGTCATGTCTCAGAATCTTCACGACGTCTTAACGCTGCTTAAGGTGACCTTGAATGCTAAGGAAACTGTGGATATACCCCTCATTAGTTTAGCAATGGGGCAGTATGGCACAATAACTCGGATGATGGGCGGAGTTTTTGGCTCTTCCGTTACCTTTGCCGTAGGGGAAAGCAGTTCAGCACCTGGTCAGATGCCCATCGAAGATTTACGAAGCGTTCTTGGTATCCTACAGAAATCAATAGGCCAGGTATAAATACGTAGATCTTGATTAATATGAAAGGGGCTGTTAATTGCAACAGCCCCTGGTATTTCGGTATTTTTAATGAATCGTTACTGTTTAATTCTTGGAAATATTGAAAAGAAGTAATTAGAAAAGAAGTAATTAGAAAAGAATGTATGCTCCAGGGCCAGTTAATAAGATGCCAACAGCTACTGCAATGATTGCTAAGTTATATTCATAGCCGCCAGCCGTAATCGCAAAACCATTTTTTCCTGTAACGGTAAGCATGGCTACGAGCATGGGTCCAACGATAAGAATTGCGGCAACAGGAAGGAAGATACCCGCTGCTAAGAATAGACCTCCAAGTATTTCACCTATTGCGGCGAGATAAGCCATAGGTACTCCGGGTTTTATCCCAATGGATTCAAAGAAGCCTGCGGTCCCTTTAATACCATGTCCACCGAACCAACCCAAAAGCTTCTCTGAACCGTGACGAGCAAAAGTCAAACCAAAAATAAGACGAATAACTAATAAACCAGCATTTAACATTTCGAAGATCTCCTTTTTTATAAGTCCATTATTATTTCGCGTTGAAAAATCTCAACATGTAAAGGGTATACCTTATTTAGAAAAATATGAAGTACGCACTTTTAAGTAGCATAGTACCTAAAAAGGAACTGTGGAGTCTACGTTAAGAGCAAAATAAGCGCGAAGAGAGCCATAGTTCGGCGAAGAACTATGGCTCTCAATCATTCTGGGACAATCTCGTTAATTAGTTTTCTTTTTCAGTAACGGCATTTAGGTCCTTGACCAGGCTGGGTACGTTGATACCATGTGCTAAAGCCCCTTGTTCAATATTCTCAAAGTGGGCTGCCATGCAACCAAAGCAATGCATGCCGTGACTCAGAAAAACTTCAACTGTTTTTGGGTATTTATTGACGACTTCTGTGATCGTTTCTTTTCCTGTAATCATTTTTTAAAACCTCCTATAAGATTAAAATTGTAACTTACATTACGTAACTAAGTATAATAAAATAACCTTCATTTGTAAACTGTTATTTTTTACGCATCCACAAATAAAGATAGCCGGAAGGTTAAGCTTCCGACTACCTTGAAGCATTAAACTTAAGCTTCAGTAGGAATCGCTTTAGTGGCAACTTTAGCTTTGGAGAGGGGGCACTCATCGGTGTGATTTTCTCCACAGTGGAAGCACATATCTTCCAGGGCATTTACGGCTTTTTGTTTTTTCTCGGCATCAAACATAAATAAAACCTCCTAAAATTTATACGTTTTTGTTTACATCTATTTGACGAAGCTTTTAAGATTTTAGATAGCGATTTCTTTAACTTTTTTAAAGGAAATTAATCAATCCCATGAGGACTGAGTCGAAAAACCCCAATTTTTTGATAAGGCGTGTTACTGCCAAAGGATTTACGGAGAATGGTCCGAGCTTTGTGCAAACGCCATTTGACCAATTCAAGTGAGATATTAAGGATTTGAGCGACTTCTTTTGTTGAACATCTGTTGATTTCTCGTAATGTAAAAACTTCACGTTGTTGCTCAGGAAGTTTGGCAATGGCTTGGAAAAGAATATCTTTCATTGCTTTTACTTGGCAGGAGTGATCAGGATCTTTGGTTTGTTGATCGGAGTAATCTAAAGGTTCAATTTCATCGGACACTTTTTCCATGCGAACGCAACTCTTGCGTTGATAATCTAAGGTAACGTTGACCGCAATCCGGTATAACCACGTGGAGAATTTTGATCGCCCATTAAAGCCGTGTCTGGCTTTGAAAGCCTTAATGAAGGTTTCTTGGGCTAAATCTTGAGAAAGGTGATAGTCCCCAGTCATACCATAGATCAGATTGATGATTTTTGCTTCATTTTCTGATATAACCTGTTCAAATGATTCGAGATTTTCATCCGAGTTCAGTGCATAAAGATTTTGTGGCATAGGCATCGCGATCCTCCTAACAATTACAATTATCTTAAGCTGATCAGATATGCAAAGCGAAACCCGGTAGCTTAATAATGCTGCCGGGTTAAATTGAATAAGGGGTCTTTTAGGACGGTTTAGAAAAGAACATATGCTCCAGGGCCAGTTAACAAGATGCCAATCGCTACAGCGATGATTGCTAAGTTATATTCATAGCCCCCTGCGGTAATAGCAAAACCATTCTTACCCGTAGCTTTGGCGATAGCCACAAGCATGGACCCAACGATGAGAACCGCAGCAACAGGAAGTAAGATACCCGCCGCTAAGAATAGACCTCCAAGTAATTCACCAAGTCCAGCGAGGATAACCATAGGTACGCCAGGTTTTACTCCAATAGATTCAAAATAACCGGCGGTTCCTTTAATTCCATAGCCACCAAACCAACCGAAGAGTTTCTCTGTACCATGACGAGCAAAGGATAAACCAAAAATAAGACGCATGACCAATAAACCTAGATTTAACATTTAAAAACATCTCCTCAAAATATAAGTTCTTTTAGTAACCAATAAAGTAAATTAGTGAATAACTTACTGAAAATGTATTAGTTACTTTATGTAATGATAATACTATATGTAACCTACTTTCGTCAAGGAAAATAATATGTTAAAATATAAATATTAAAGCAAGAAGAAGGGAGGCTGAGGAATGGAAGATTTCCATCTGTGCCCAAAATTTGAATCCGCGAACGAACTCATTGGCAAACGTTGGACGGGCCTCATTGTTCGGGTATTGCTATCGGGACCGAAGCGCTTCAAAGAAATGACTGAAATCATCCCGAATGTTAGTAGTAAAGTATTAACAGAGAGGTTGAAAGAACTCGAGTCGGTTGGAATTGTTACTCGTGAAGTCTATCCTGAAATGCCGGTACGGATTGAATATCGTTTATCGGAAAAGGGTAAGGAGCTACTCCCCGTTTTTGACGAGCTACAAAGGTGGGCGGATAAGTGGGTTAAGTGTTAAGCAAATAGGCAAAGACAAGCAAGAGCCAGCATTCAGTTTCTTGAAATGAATGCTGGCTCTTGCTATAAATAAGGAAATGAGGATAAACTCCATATCACTTAAACTTTAGGATTATCATCAGGATGAGAATTGCGATATTGTTCAGTCGCAAGTGCCCATTGTTCCCTGGTTCGGTTGAGGATAAGTCTGTCTTGGTTACGATCGGGATCATTGACGATTTTTGTAAAGTAGCTAATCGCCTGTTTGAATTCTCCGACCTGGCGATTGAGTTCTCCAAGGATATATAACATTTTAAGCGCGGACCATGATTTTACAAAGTCAGAGTAGAGGTAAGAGGCATCGTATTCTTTGATGGCAAGGTTGAGAAAGCGTTGTTCATCGTCAGGTTGGTTTTCCTGCCGGTAGATCCACGATAAGCGTAGACATAATCCAGCGATGACAAAATGACGTTCTCCTTTTAGGGATGCTGATAAAATAGCGAGCTTATAGGTTTCGATGGCTGTTCTATTGTCTCGGATTGAACCCAAGTCTCGGATTTGCCATTTTTCTGCAATGTTTTTTTGAATCGAATTTTTAGCAACGCTGGTAAAGTCTTTTGAGAATTCGCTGTTAAAGGCAAAACCGCAGGAGGGGCAGACACTGACATGATAATAAAGCGAATTATAAAGATTGTCTTTATAGTGGGGACAAAAGTCAGCATCTGTTTTATACGCTGCTGAAAATTTGGAACGAATTTTTTTCGTCGTGAAACTTTCTCCGCAGAAAAGGCAAGTTATACTCTTTTCGTAAAAGGGCTGCAAATCATTAATCATATTTAATGCCTTCCTCAATCCAATTATTAATCAAGTTTATCTCCATTATAGCTAGAATTCCTTAGAATAGACAATTAAATTGTATCGATATTTTGTCATTTAAACGAGGAATTCCAAGAATATGTATATTTAATAAAGGATTTCCATGATTTGAAGAGAAAATATAGATTTAAGGGCTGAAAATGCGGTACTGTTCAAAAGGCTAATTGCTGTGAGGGATTATGATGATTTATAGGTTAAAGAAAATAAAACCGCATAAACGGGATGAGCTACTCCAATGGATTCAGGTTTTGAATGCCCGTTCCAGAGAGCTGGTTCTCCGTACGCCCAACCGGGCGCTGAGATTGGGAAAATATGCGTATCGATTAGCTCAAAAGTCTTGCTGCGAACAGGGAAGAGCATTTAGCCTGTTAATGATGGGTCATGCCAATAGAGTTCTCTCAAATAATATACAGGTCATTCAAGACGTGCTCATAGCTGAGCAAATTTTTGAAGACTTGGAACATCAAGAGGGGAAAATGAGAGCGCTCAATTTATTGGGTATCAGCTATTTTTACTTTGGAAAATACGAGCAAGCCTTGACCTATTTCAGTAAGGGCTTAGTCATAGCCCGGAATATCGGTGATCAATTCATTGAAGCTACAATTTTGAATAACATAGGTGAAATTCACCGACAGATGGAGCAATATGGGGAGGCCTTAGCCTATTACGAACAAGCGCTTCTCATCAGTGAAAGCTTACATAACTTGACTAATATAGCCGGGATTCTTTTGAACATGGGACATATTTATAATCGCTTAAATCAGGATGCTAAGGCCTTGAGTACTTACCAAGAGAGCATAGAGTATTCTAGAGAGCTTGATGAGATGATCCTTCTTGGTGAAGCATTAAATAGCATAGGACAAATTTATGAAAAATCCCAGGAGGATCAGTCTGCTTTACAGTATTACATGGACAGTCTAAGCGTTCTTAAAGAGTGTGGGAATAAGTTTTATCGGATTGATGTATTGGTAAGTATCGGTAAGCTGTTCATTAATCAAAACCAGGACCAGGGATTAGCTTACCTTCACGAAGCGTTGCTTTTTGCGGAGGAGATTTCTGCTGAGAATGAATGTGCAAAAATTCATTTAGCATTATTCACATATTTCGAAGCCAAGCAAGATTTTGCAAAAGCTTTGGATCATTATAAAAGGGCTAATGCTCTTGAAAAGAAGTTAAGACATGAAAAATTAGAGGAAAAGTTAAATCTATTAGCGACCGAATTTAGAGTTGATCAGATGAGAAAAGAGGCGGAAATTTCCTGGCTTAAAAATATTGAGTTAAAGAAAAAGAATGAAGAAATTGAGAACAATTCTCGCCTTCTTACCATAGCCAATCAAGAATTGTTGAAACTCCATAAACAATTGAAAAAGGCGAACAAGCGGTGGAAACTCCTTTCGACCATTGATGAAGTAACGGGGATCCCTAATCGACGTTGCTTCGATAATAAGCTTAAGAGAGAATGGAATCGCTGTTTGCGTGAAGGAAAATCCCTAACTCTGATTCTTTTGGATATCGATAAATTTAAACTCTATAACGATAATTATGGTCATTTGCAGGGTGACAACTGTTTAAGAAAAGTTGCTAAAACTTTATCCAGTGTATTGAAGAGATCTTCGGATTTTATCGGAAGATTTGGTGGGGAAGAATTCGGTGTAGTTCTGGCGAATTCGGATTATGATAATGCCATGGAAGTTGCTGAACAGTTGAGAAAACATATTGAAATGCTTAAGATTACCCATGAACAGTCATCTCCCATTCCCTATATTACAATCAGCCTCGGCTCCGCTACAATTACGCCAACCTCGAATACTCGCTTAGAGAAATTAATAAACGCAGCTGATCAAAAGTTGTATCAGGCTAAAGACCGGGGGCGTAATCAGGTATGCGCTGTTCGCATGTTTTAAAGTGAATAAGGGACGGAAAATAGGAGAGGGACGATTTGGTTAAAAGGAACTGTGACTTTATAGGGAAATCCCTTACGGATATATCGGAGGCTACGGGTATTAGCCTGAGTTATTTATCCCTTATACTGAGCGGGAAAAGAACAAATGTGAGTTTAGGAGTCTTGACAAGAATTGGAGCAGTACTCAATCTTTCGATTGAAGAAGTTCAGTTTCTCATAAGTCAGCAGATCAAACCGGCTATACCTAAAAAAGAAAAAATGGTTCGCGACAATGCAGAGCAACAAGAAATAATTGAACAAACCTTAATTCTACTTGAACATTTTGATATTGAAAAGCTTAATCTTTTAAAAAGTAAGGTTCAGGAAAAAAGCTCATCAGATTTTCAACTCAAGGAATATTATTTGCTTTGGATAGATGGAATTGTAGCAACGAGGAATAACCTGTATCAAGAAGCTTTTAAATTTCTAGATCGTGCCTGTAATTTTAAAGCGGTAACTTCGAATGAGAAAAGAATGTTAGCCCGGATTTATGGAGGAATAGGGAGTACCTATCTTGCTTTAAGTGAATATAAATTGGCCCTTAAGATGTTTAAAAAGAGCCTTCATATATGGTACAAGGGTAATGAGGCTGCGCTAGTTTATCTCAATTTAGGAACACTTTATAGAAGAACTCGGAAATATTCTAATGCGATCAGGGCGTATACTCTTTCTCTTGATCTGGGAGAGAGCTATTTTAAAACTCTAGCCTATTCAGGTTTAGGTCAAATTTATATGGATTTAAACGATATGCGATCCGCTAGATCAATTCTCCTTAAAGGGTATGCTTATAGTAAAAAAAACACGGATAAATGGGGTTGCCAGGATATCCTTTGTAATTTGGGTCAATATTATAAACTTATAGAACAGTTACATAGAGCTGAATTCACGTTAAATAAAGGGCTAAAATATGCCCAAGAATTAAACGCTGCCCGATCAAAGGATTTTATACGACTTGAAATCGCTGAGGTCCATTTACTCCAAAATAGGGGAGAAAAGGCTGTTCAGATTTTTAATGAGATGAATCGTGAAGTTTCCCAATCGGGGGATTTACTCCTCTTAGGTTCTACTTTTTTATTATGTGCGAAGAAGTATATAACAACATTTCATTACGAGGAAGCTTTACAGTACCTCAATAAAAGTTATATGGCCTTGACAGGCATAGGCGCAACGGTAGAGATATTAGAATGCTGCAAATTATTGTTAGAATGTCATTTGCGAAAGCATAATAGTGCTGAAGTCCAATTTTACAGGGATGAAATACAAAAAATCAAAAATAAGCTAAAGTTAAAAATAATGTCGATTGAGTAAAGTTACTCATTCGACATTATTTTTATTAATCTTAAAGAGAAGTAATCCTTTTATAATATGGATAAAGAAAGGCGGTGAGTTCATTGAAGAAAAGCATACTTTTCATCTTTGCTTTGACCTTGTTTATTGGAACTACGATTGTTCCCCTAATTGATCCTATTCAGGCAGCAGTTCTACACTAAGTTGAATTATTTGGCCGGCTAGGACTTAATAAAGAGAGCCGCTTCAATATAAAACCTTGTAGCATTGAATTGACGAATTTTGTGATATGGGTTTTTGCGTTATTGAGGTGGCTCGATACCACTTTAGCAGACGTTTACGGTTAATCCTGTTGACCTTTCATGTTACGACTGCGTTCTTACAATAAGATGAGGCTTATTTGTAAGTAGATACTAGCGTCAAGAAAACCAATTGAACGTAGAGTTAGCTTATCTTGCTTTTCATTGTTCAAGACTCTTGATGAATTTTGATTTAACAATTTTTCTAGTACATTAGTAGAAACGGTCCAAGAATTAACAAAAAATTGATAGAAATTCTCTCTTAAAATCATCAAATCATCGAGGTTTTGAGAAATAGAAAAGACGTATATAGCAGGAAGGTGCATGAGGGTGGCTCTATTAACATTACATAACTTCAATTCTTATACGATGCTTTTTAACCATGAAGAACTCGCCAAGCCAATAGCGATGGTGAATGACATAATCTTAAAGATCATGAAATCCAGAAATTCAGTATTTATCTATAAAAGTTTTTTTCTATTCGATAATGCAACATTTGTTCACTCCGTGAATGTCTCACTCCTAACTCTACTCATGGCTCGAGAAATGGGATATAAAGAAAAAAGCTTAAAAGAAATTGCTTGGGGTGCGTTTCTTCATGATTTGGGAAAATTAATGGTGCCTGAGTGCATTTTAAATAAACCGGGTAAGTTGACGAAAAATGAATATGAATTGATCAAGAAACATCCTGAATATGGTATGAAGTTGATTGAACCTTTAGGCCTTTCAGTTAATATATGTATGGCGATTGCTCAGCATCACGAACGCTGGGAAGGTACGGGATATCCGCTGGGTCTCAAGGGGAAAGAAATTCATCCGCTTGCTCAGATTGTTGCTGTTGCAGATACGTTTGATGCTCTAATTTCAGATCGCCCTTATCGAAAGGGGATGCCAGTTGAGAAAGCGATTGAAATAGTTAGAGCGGGAAAGGGAACAGATTTCTCACCGAAAGTCGTCGATCAATTACTAAAGTTACTGGCTATGTAAATTTGATCCTTTAACGAGAGAAAGACCAGAAGAATGATCGGGTCTTTCTTTTTAAGTTTCAGGTATTTTTATGTTTGGCTATCGTCACAAGTTGCTTCATCGCTTGAGTCGTCTAAATGAAAAATAAACAAAATACATTAGTATATCCCTCTAAAATTGGAGGTTGCACGAATGGAATTATGGAAATCTAGCGTTAGGTGACATTGACGTGAACAAAATATGCAAGGACAAGTAAATGGCGGTAAAATTTGGACTTTTTGGTAAATTGTTTATGAAAATATGGTATAATTTGATGAAACATGGCGGATATGGAGTGAGGAGTTATGAGCGTTTTTTTGTTACCAGATCGATTTGAGGCGTTAGAAAATCAGCGATCCAACTATGACATCAGTAAGATTATTGTTCCCGTAGACGATGGATTAGAGAAAATACAGGAACTATATGAAGAAATGTCAACTTCTGGCAGGGGTGCATTTTTAATATTAAAGGGAAGATCCGGGTGCGGTAAAACCACATTCCTTAACACGGTAAGTATCTTTATGAAGGACGTTGAAGTTCTTACGATAGATAATACTTCGGATGTTGTGACTACGCTACAATCCCTTCCTCCTTCACGGAATAAATTAAGAATTGTAGTAATTGAGGGACGTGAGTCCTTGCTGGATTTCAACGTGAGCTTTATTGATAAAACGATTCACACAGTCAATTCATTTATTCGGTCCAGAGCTGGAAATAATACTTTGGTCGTATGGCCTTGTAACAATGAAGATATCCTTGAGGTCCTAGTTGAAACTGCAAATAATATCGGCGGCACTTCGCTTTTAGGAATCGAAGACGCCTATTATGAATTTAATGGACCATCTAGATTCCAATATGTTCCTATTGCCAAGCAAACACTGGACTTATTTAACGACGGTAAGACATTGTTGGAATATGGTCTCACTGATGAGTTCGCGGCCGAGCTATTAGAAAGTGCTCCAACAATCGGAGAATATTTAAAACTTTTAAATAGCAAAATTAGAATAAATTTACGAAATGTGGAAAGACTGGCCCGGACCGAGTCTAGTAAATTGTGGATAGTCGTGTTAGCAGGAAATGAGCCGTCTAAGGATGTAGCGGCATTAACTAAAGGGGCCCTATCGGCTGCAGATATAAATCGTTTAATAGTAGCTACAAATGCAAATATCGTTGAAGAATTGAAACAATACCCTCAAGAATTAGGTATTCTAGCGAATTATTTTGATTGTAGAATTATATTTATGCCGATACTAACTACTTTGGCTGTAATACGAGATTTTGCTGATACGAGTTTAAAAGAAATATTGAAGAATAATAGCATAAGTACAACTTCTGATGGAAGAGGAATAGAAAGGTTGCTTAATAGTGAACTTGCAAACATGATTAATTCTGTACCAAATGGTATGGATCGCAAAGGAAAAACTGGCCCTGAGAGCGTAAAAGCTTTTGAAAAACATGCTGAGATTGCTTCTAAGAACGATAAAATCTTGAATGAAACATTTGGTCACGCTTTGGTTAAATCAGGTTTAATTAACGACTTTAGCAAGGAAGCTGACTTTGGCCAGGGGTTA from the Desulfitobacterium metallireducens DSM 15288 genome contains:
- a CDS encoding hydratase, encoding MVRLIKNGVYLIKGQTVLEAKDPNTLCELNGSVVEKHNARQETMAYRILNQHNTSGNPDQLKIRFDAMASHDITYVGITQTARASGLKEFPIPYVLTNCHNSLNAVGGTINEDDHVFGLSAAQKYGGIYVPAHQAVIHQYMREMMSGCGKMILGSDSHTRYGALGTMAVGEGGPELVKQLLNKTYDIQYPDVIAVYLEGKPQVGVGPQDVALALIRAVFANGFVKNKVLEFVGPGVANLSVDYRIGIDVMTTETTCLSSIWTTDEKVKEYFGIHGRSEAYAQLAPGEVAYYDGMVVMDLSKVVPMIALPFHPSNVYTIEELIQNPYDILHKVEEEGKQQINNPFISFNLTNHIVDGKIRVDQAIVAGCAGGTFENIMDVAAIVKGQSVGNQYLSFSVYPASQPIYLELMRNGAAADLMASGANIKTAFCGPCFGAGDVPANGQFSIRHTTRNFPNREGSKPGEGQISSVALVDARSVAATVANGGCLTSATEIDYTEPSHQYSFDGVVYKNRVYNGFGNPKPESELKFGPNIADWPEMIALPENILLKVASVINDPVTTTDELIPSGETSSYRSNPLRLAEFTLSRKDPQYVGRAKQVHALEKERESLLKTSGSQPSDALKEALKQVLQVKAAFSADFTEIMNNTGIGTVIYAVKPGDGSAREQAASCQKVLGGWANIAQEYATKRYRSNLINWGMLPFTLSSPLEVPLSTEDYVYVPGIRQRIINGEETIPAQVIGPNGVRELMLELKNLTQDEKDIILKGCLINYYSM
- the aroD gene encoding type I 3-dehydroquinate dehydratase, yielding MKRQRIGEGNQPLICTPLVGKQRESIRLELHHVLEKRPDLIEWRVDFFEGIANTEKVLDLAQEIKESAGDIPLIFTLRSVREGGQPVSLNDQEALKLIEAICQKTEVEYVDFELSNSEEAFKELRQVSLESQTQIIASYHNFEFTPESEILLGKIAEAQRLSADVAKIAVMSQNLHDVLTLLKVTLNAKETVDIPLISLAMGQYGTITRMMGGVFGSSVTFAVGESSSAPGQMPIEDLRSVLGILQKSIGQV
- a CDS encoding DoxX family protein, which translates into the protein MLNAGLLVIRLIFGLTFARHGSEKLLGWFGGHGIKGTAGFFESIGIKPGVPMAYLAAIGEILGGLFLAAGIFLPVAAILIVGPMLVAMLTVTGKNGFAITAGGYEYNLAIIAVAVGILLTGPGAYILF
- a CDS encoding DUF1858 domain-containing protein encodes the protein MITGKETITEVVNKYPKTVEVFLSHGMHCFGCMAAHFENIEQGALAHGINVPSLVKDLNAVTEKEN
- a CDS encoding RNA polymerase sigma factor, which codes for MPMPQNLYALNSDENLESFEQVISENEAKIINLIYGMTGDYHLSQDLAQETFIKAFKARHGFNGRSKFSTWLYRIAVNVTLDYQRKSCVRMEKVSDEIEPLDYSDQQTKDPDHSCQVKAMKDILFQAIAKLPEQQREVFTLREINRCSTKEVAQILNISLELVKWRLHKARTILRKSFGSNTPYQKIGVFRLSPHGID
- a CDS encoding DoxX family protein; the encoded protein is MLNLGLLVMRLIFGLSFARHGTEKLFGWFGGYGIKGTAGYFESIGVKPGVPMVILAGLGELLGGLFLAAGILLPVAAVLIVGSMLVAIAKATGKNGFAITAGGYEYNLAIIAVAIGILLTGPGAYVLF
- a CDS encoding winged helix-turn-helix transcriptional regulator, with the translated sequence MEDFHLCPKFESANELIGKRWTGLIVRVLLSGPKRFKEMTEIIPNVSSKVLTERLKELESVGIVTREVYPEMPVRIEYRLSEKGKELLPVFDELQRWADKWVKC
- a CDS encoding DUF2225 domain-containing protein, with the translated sequence MINDLQPFYEKSITCLFCGESFTTKKIRSKFSAAYKTDADFCPHYKDNLYNSLYYHVSVCPSCGFAFNSEFSKDFTSVAKNSIQKNIAEKWQIRDLGSIRDNRTAIETYKLAILSASLKGERHFVIAGLCLRLSWIYRQENQPDDEQRFLNLAIKEYDASYLYSDFVKSWSALKMLYILGELNRQVGEFKQAISYFTKIVNDPDRNQDRLILNRTREQWALATEQYRNSHPDDNPKV
- a CDS encoding diguanylate cyclase domain-containing protein, whose translation is MMIYRLKKIKPHKRDELLQWIQVLNARSRELVLRTPNRALRLGKYAYRLAQKSCCEQGRAFSLLMMGHANRVLSNNIQVIQDVLIAEQIFEDLEHQEGKMRALNLLGISYFYFGKYEQALTYFSKGLVIARNIGDQFIEATILNNIGEIHRQMEQYGEALAYYEQALLISESLHNLTNIAGILLNMGHIYNRLNQDAKALSTYQESIEYSRELDEMILLGEALNSIGQIYEKSQEDQSALQYYMDSLSVLKECGNKFYRIDVLVSIGKLFINQNQDQGLAYLHEALLFAEEISAENECAKIHLALFTYFEAKQDFAKALDHYKRANALEKKLRHEKLEEKLNLLATEFRVDQMRKEAEISWLKNIELKKKNEEIENNSRLLTIANQELLKLHKQLKKANKRWKLLSTIDEVTGIPNRRCFDNKLKREWNRCLREGKSLTLILLDIDKFKLYNDNYGHLQGDNCLRKVAKTLSSVLKRSSDFIGRFGGEEFGVVLANSDYDNAMEVAEQLRKHIEMLKITHEQSSPIPYITISLGSATITPTSNTRLEKLINAADQKLYQAKDRGRNQVCAVRMF